A region of Pseudomonas marginalis DNA encodes the following proteins:
- a CDS encoding DUF6124 family protein, protein MNKVIPDPSHDPAKDRAAFNRAIDHYLPTQGLHSVNEDLSFEDALLYTASLLDSASATALDCGDLLPNPERAKILAVWHLLEIAKTTVDRSIDCLKPAKATA, encoded by the coding sequence ATGAATAAAGTTATCCCCGATCCATCCCACGACCCCGCCAAAGACCGCGCCGCTTTCAACCGCGCCATCGACCACTACCTACCCACCCAAGGCCTCCACTCGGTCAACGAAGACCTGAGCTTCGAAGACGCCCTGCTTTACACCGCCAGCTTGCTCGACAGCGCTTCCGCCACGGCGCTGGATTGCGGTGACCTGCTACCAAACCCCGAACGGGCGAAGATTCTGGCCGTGTGGCATTTGCTGGAAATTGCAAAGACCACCGTGGATCGCTCCATCGACTGCCTGAAACCCGCAAAAGCAACTGCCTGA
- a CDS encoding sarcosine oxidase subunit gamma, whose product MTSLKAHEVFTPPCQLQDQTDLPRVGFRGAQSTEYLTARGFTLPGAPNQASAQADGSWVARLSQNEYLVLGSPQDQGQRIADEEARWELDHRANYLLPRQDSHACVRLSGGLIAQVMAKLCGVDLNFPAFKPGAVAQTSVARVNAIVIHTGSVELPAFHILWDRASKEYFEGALRDALEEFGGVAQSV is encoded by the coding sequence ATGACCAGTCTGAAAGCCCACGAAGTGTTCACGCCGCCCTGCCAGTTGCAGGACCAGACCGACCTGCCCCGGGTCGGCTTTCGCGGCGCACAAAGCACCGAGTACCTTACCGCGCGCGGCTTCACGTTGCCGGGCGCGCCCAACCAAGCCAGCGCGCAAGCGGACGGCAGTTGGGTGGCGCGCCTGTCGCAGAACGAATACCTGGTGCTGGGCAGCCCGCAGGATCAGGGGCAACGGATTGCCGATGAAGAAGCGCGTTGGGAACTGGACCACCGTGCCAATTACCTGCTGCCGCGCCAGGACAGCCATGCCTGTGTGCGACTCAGCGGGGGCCTGATTGCGCAGGTGATGGCCAAGCTGTGCGGGGTCGATCTCAATTTCCCGGCCTTCAAGCCGGGAGCGGTGGCGCAGACGTCGGTGGCGCGGGTCAATGCGATTGTCATCCACACAGGGAGTGTGGAGCTGCCGGCGTTTCATATCCTCTGGGATCGCGCCTCGAAGGAATACTTCGAGGGCGCGTTGCGGGATGCGTTGGAGGAGTTCGGCGGAGTGGCTCAGTCGGTGTAG
- a CDS encoding Nramp family divalent metal transporter, which translates to MTDFPSIEGKSAAPVSGHVVRLLKLLGPGVIAVLSWLGAGDLITSSVAGANYGYAMMWVLAVSLLLRYLIVNIIARFQLCNNQGMTILQGYAQLNPFFAWFLLVYALLMGHLMNAYMIKGAGEALAMLFKTDYALLCSVAVVLAVWLLVGRNIYSMIEGVMKGLLAIMTLAFIALAVMSGPDMAGIVKGTIGFSIPPDEGVHGALLVAVSVIGAVAGSIANFVHPYVMRQKGWVGPQHKRIQRNDLLFAVFVGIVINLAIWIVGAEILRPNGIEVKTLGDLGKALEIFFGPIGWYIFFIGVFATLFASISGKTTAFPMLITDAFQHVRPGRRERYGKEFHHDPMHKWFMLFILVTPLIWSLPGMPDFVTLTIGVSALNIIGLPVISLGLLIMSNQKSLLSKEYRNNLFENIALLFATGLALWVAFQLGVELFS; encoded by the coding sequence ATGACCGATTTCCCTTCGATAGAAGGCAAGTCTGCCGCACCCGTAAGCGGCCATGTTGTACGACTACTCAAGTTATTAGGCCCAGGCGTGATCGCCGTCCTGTCTTGGCTGGGGGCAGGCGATTTGATTACTTCCTCCGTTGCCGGCGCGAATTACGGCTACGCCATGATGTGGGTGCTGGCGGTTTCTCTGCTGCTCAGGTACCTGATCGTCAACATCATTGCGCGCTTTCAACTGTGCAATAACCAAGGCATGACGATCCTTCAGGGTTATGCCCAGTTGAACCCGTTCTTCGCCTGGTTCCTGCTGGTGTACGCGCTGCTGATGGGGCATTTGATGAATGCCTACATGATCAAGGGGGCGGGTGAAGCCCTGGCCATGCTGTTCAAGACCGACTATGCGCTGCTGTGTTCGGTGGCGGTGGTGCTGGCGGTGTGGCTGCTGGTGGGGCGCAATATCTATTCGATGATCGAAGGCGTGATGAAAGGCCTGTTGGCAATCATGACCCTGGCGTTCATTGCCTTGGCGGTGATGTCCGGGCCGGATATGGCGGGCATTGTCAAAGGGACTATTGGTTTCAGCATTCCGCCGGATGAGGGCGTACACGGGGCGTTGCTGGTGGCTGTCTCGGTGATCGGCGCGGTGGCGGGCTCGATTGCCAACTTCGTGCACCCTTATGTCATGCGCCAGAAAGGCTGGGTCGGCCCACAGCACAAGCGCATCCAGCGTAACGACCTGCTATTCGCCGTGTTCGTCGGCATTGTGATCAATCTGGCGATCTGGATTGTGGGCGCCGAGATCCTGCGGCCCAACGGTATTGAAGTGAAGACCTTGGGCGACCTGGGCAAGGCGCTCGAAATCTTCTTCGGCCCGATCGGCTGGTACATTTTCTTTATCGGTGTATTCGCTACGCTGTTTGCCAGCATCTCCGGCAAAACCACGGCGTTTCCGATGCTGATCACCGATGCCTTCCAGCACGTACGGCCTGGACGCCGGGAGCGTTACGGCAAAGAGTTCCACCATGACCCGATGCACAAGTGGTTCATGTTGTTCATCCTGGTGACCCCGCTGATCTGGTCGCTGCCGGGCATGCCGGACTTTGTCACGCTGACCATCGGCGTCAGCGCGTTGAACATCATTGGCCTGCCGGTAATTTCCCTCGGCTTGCTGATTATGTCCAACCAGAAGTCGCTGCTGAGCAAGGAATACCGCAATAACCTGTTCGAGAACATTGCGCTGCTCTTCGCCACGGGGCTGGCGCTGTGGGTCGCGTTCCAATTGGGTGTCGAACTGTTCAGTTGA
- a CDS encoding glucose/quinate/shikimate family membrane-bound PQQ-dependent dehydrogenase: MKRASRATGVSRFLLLGLGVIIALLGLALAVGGAKLVSLGGSWYFLIGGVAMAVSGLLIARRNTAGAWLFAAFLIGTAIWAVADVGLVFWPLFSRLFMFAAIGLVVALVYPLLAGRPARGAYGVAAVLAVGVAVAAGNMFVAHPSVAPTGAGPGITPVAAADAQKDWAHYGNTEGGSRFAALDQINRDTVDKLKVAWTYHTGDVALSDGNGAEDQLTPLQIGNKVFICTPHNNLIALDADTGKELWKNEVNAKSAVWQRCRGMAYFDATAPIAQPTQPNSSPIIAASVPAGAQCQRRLLTNTIDARLIAVDADTGKFCEDFGTHGQVDLKAGLGNVPDSYYQLSSAPLIAGTTVVVGGRVADNVQTDMPGGVIRGFDVISGQMRWAFDPGNPEDKQAPTGDKTYVRSTPNSWAPMSYDPLMNTVFLPMGSSSTDIYGVERTQLNHKYGASVLALDASTGAEKWVYQTVHNDLWDFDLPMQPSLIDFTPPGSDKAVPAVVIGTKAGQIYVLDRATGQPLTEVKEVPVKAANIPNEPYSPTQPKSVGMPQIGAQTLSESDMWGATPYDQLLCRIDFKGMRYDGLYTAPGTDKSLSFPGSLGGMNWGSISTDPVHGFIFVNDMRLGLWIQMLPSQNKAQSSSGGEALNTGMGAVPLKGTPYAVNKNRFLSVAGIPCQAPPFGTLTAIDMKTQKVAWQVPVGTVEDTGPLGIRMHLPIRIGLPTLGGTLSTQGGLIFIAGTQDFYLRAFNSGNGDEIWKARLPVGSQGGPMTYVSPKTGKQYIVVTAGGARQSTDRGDYVIAYALP, from the coding sequence ATGAAACGAGCATCGCGCGCCACTGGCGTCTCTAGATTCCTACTCCTGGGCCTGGGCGTAATCATCGCCCTGCTCGGCCTCGCGCTGGCCGTTGGCGGCGCCAAACTGGTGAGCCTCGGCGGTTCCTGGTACTTCCTGATCGGCGGCGTGGCCATGGCGGTTTCCGGCCTGTTGATTGCCCGGCGCAACACCGCCGGTGCATGGTTGTTCGCCGCGTTCCTGATCGGCACGGCCATCTGGGCGGTGGCGGATGTGGGCCTGGTGTTCTGGCCGCTGTTCTCGCGGCTGTTCATGTTTGCGGCCATCGGCCTGGTGGTGGCGCTGGTGTATCCGCTGCTGGCCGGCCGGCCCGCGCGCGGTGCCTATGGCGTTGCCGCCGTGTTGGCGGTGGGCGTGGCGGTGGCGGCGGGCAATATGTTTGTCGCCCATCCCAGCGTCGCGCCGACCGGTGCGGGCCCAGGCATCACGCCCGTGGCCGCGGCCGACGCGCAGAAAGACTGGGCCCACTACGGCAACACCGAAGGGGGCAGCCGCTTCGCCGCGCTGGACCAGATCAACCGCGACACTGTCGACAAGCTCAAGGTGGCCTGGACCTATCACACCGGTGACGTGGCCCTCAGCGACGGCAACGGTGCCGAAGACCAGCTGACGCCCCTGCAGATCGGCAACAAAGTGTTTATCTGCACGCCCCACAACAACCTGATCGCCCTCGACGCCGACACCGGCAAAGAGCTGTGGAAGAACGAAGTCAACGCCAAGTCGGCGGTGTGGCAGCGTTGCCGGGGCATGGCGTATTTCGACGCCACCGCGCCGATTGCCCAGCCGACCCAGCCCAACAGCTCGCCGATCATCGCCGCCAGCGTTCCCGCCGGTGCGCAGTGCCAGCGTCGCTTGCTGACCAACACCATCGATGCACGGCTGATCGCCGTGGATGCCGACACCGGCAAATTCTGCGAAGACTTCGGCACCCATGGCCAGGTGGACCTGAAAGCCGGCCTGGGCAATGTGCCGGACAGCTACTACCAGCTGTCGTCCGCACCGTTGATCGCCGGCACCACCGTGGTGGTCGGTGGTCGCGTCGCGGATAACGTCCAAACCGACATGCCCGGCGGTGTGATCCGTGGCTTCGATGTGATCAGCGGGCAAATGCGCTGGGCCTTCGACCCGGGCAACCCGGAAGACAAACAGGCCCCGACCGGCGACAAGACCTACGTGCGCAGTACACCGAACAGCTGGGCGCCGATGTCCTACGACCCGTTGATGAACACGGTCTTCCTGCCGATGGGCAGCTCGTCCACCGACATCTACGGTGTGGAACGCACTCAGCTCAACCACAAATACGGCGCTTCGGTATTGGCGCTGGATGCCTCTACCGGTGCTGAAAAGTGGGTGTACCAGACCGTCCACAATGACCTGTGGGACTTCGACCTGCCGATGCAACCGAGCCTGATCGACTTCACCCCACCGGGCAGTGACAAGGCGGTACCCGCAGTGGTAATCGGCACCAAGGCCGGGCAGATCTATGTACTCGACCGCGCCACCGGACAGCCGCTGACCGAGGTCAAGGAAGTCCCGGTCAAAGCCGCGAACATCCCCAACGAACCCTACTCGCCGACCCAGCCCAAGTCTGTGGGCATGCCGCAGATCGGCGCGCAGACCCTGAGCGAGTCGGACATGTGGGGCGCCACCCCGTACGACCAGTTGCTGTGCCGCATCGACTTCAAGGGCATGCGCTACGACGGCCTGTACACCGCGCCGGGCACGGATAAATCCCTGAGCTTCCCGGGGTCCCTGGGCGGCATGAACTGGGGCAGCATTTCCACCGACCCGGTGCATGGCTTTATCTTCGTCAACGACATGCGCCTGGGCCTGTGGATCCAGATGCTGCCGTCGCAGAACAAGGCCCAGTCCTCGTCCGGTGGCGAAGCGCTGAACACCGGCATGGGCGCGGTCCCGCTCAAGGGCACGCCGTATGCGGTGAACAAAAACCGCTTCCTGTCGGTGGCCGGCATTCCGTGCCAGGCGCCGCCGTTCGGCACCCTCACCGCCATCGATATGAAGACCCAGAAAGTCGCGTGGCAAGTGCCGGTGGGCACCGTTGAAGACACCGGCCCCCTGGGCATCCGCATGCACCTGCCGATCAGGATCGGCCTGCCGACCCTCGGCGGCACGCTGTCGACCCAGGGCGGCCTGATCTTTATCGCCGGCACCCAGGACTTCTACCTGCGCGCCTTCAACAGCGGCAACGGCGATGAAATCTGGAAGGCCCGCCTGCCCGTCGGCAGCCAGGGCGGCCCGATGACCTACGTGTCGCCGAAAACCGGCAAGCAGTACATCGTCGTCACCGCCGGCGGTGCGCGCCAGTCCACCGACCGTGGCGACTATGTGATCGCCTACGCCCTGCCATAA
- a CDS encoding lysophospholipid acyltransferase family protein, whose amino-acid sequence MLLWIVLSFPFLCLYMLINTSKNRNLYVACRAYSVINKIFRVRVDVRGFDSVPTTRPYIYVANHHCNYDVLIVAHALNPGTVIVGKQSLKWLPLVGQLYWLTGSLFIDRNSPRASIGSLRKIAKRVVAENTSLWIFPEGTRNHGGEMQPFKSGAFRIAKDIGVGIIPVTISPAVNHIAYNALRSTDVSIIAHPPIEAEEVVAMSAKQLANHAREIIAKSIPLG is encoded by the coding sequence GTGTTGCTGTGGATCGTGTTGAGCTTTCCGTTCTTGTGCCTCTACATGTTGATCAACACCTCAAAGAATAGAAATCTGTACGTGGCCTGCCGGGCCTATTCGGTGATCAATAAAATCTTCCGGGTGCGTGTCGATGTTCGTGGCTTTGACAGCGTTCCCACCACCCGGCCTTACATCTATGTGGCCAACCACCACTGCAACTATGACGTGTTGATCGTGGCGCATGCGCTCAACCCCGGCACGGTAATCGTCGGTAAACAGTCGCTCAAGTGGCTGCCACTGGTGGGGCAGTTGTATTGGCTGACCGGTAGTCTGTTCATTGACAGGAACAGCCCACGGGCATCCATCGGCAGTTTGCGCAAGATCGCCAAGCGGGTTGTCGCAGAGAATACTTCGCTGTGGATCTTTCCCGAGGGCACTCGAAACCATGGCGGGGAGATGCAGCCTTTCAAGAGTGGGGCGTTTCGGATTGCCAAGGATATCGGGGTTGGGATCATTCCCGTCACGATCAGCCCGGCGGTCAACCATATCGCCTACAACGCCTTGCGCAGCACCGACGTCAGCATCATCGCCCACCCGCCCATTGAGGCCGAGGAGGTGGTTGCGATGAGTGCCAAACAGCTGGCCAATCACGCCCGAGAGATTATCGCCAAGTCGATTCCACTGGGTTAG
- a CDS encoding LLM class flavin-dependent oxidoreductase, translating into MKFSLFVHMERWDESVSHRQLFEDLTELTLMAEAGGFSTVWIGEHHAMEYTISPSPMPLLAYLAAKTTTIHLGAGTIIAPFWHPLRVAGECALLDVISNGRMEVGLARGAYQVEFDRMAGGMPASSGGQALREMVPVVRALWKGDYAHDGDIWKFPTSTSVPKPIQQPNPPMWIAARDPDSHNFAVANGCNVMVTPLMKGDEEVLDLKNKFQAALDNNPGVPRPQLMVLRHTHVHAADDPDGWKVGAKAISKFYRTFDAWFGNKEVPVNGFLAPSPEEKFAARPEFELESLHRTAMIGTAEEIIPRIRYYQELGVDEFSFWCDNSLPHAEKKKSLALFIEQVVPAFR; encoded by the coding sequence ATGAAGTTTTCCCTGTTCGTACACATGGAGCGTTGGGACGAAAGTGTCAGCCACCGCCAGTTGTTCGAAGACTTGACCGAACTGACCCTGATGGCCGAGGCCGGCGGTTTCAGCACCGTATGGATTGGCGAACACCACGCCATGGAATACACCATCTCGCCGAGCCCGATGCCGCTGCTGGCTTACCTCGCGGCCAAGACCACCACCATTCACCTGGGCGCCGGGACCATCATCGCGCCGTTCTGGCACCCGCTGCGGGTGGCGGGCGAATGCGCCTTGCTCGACGTGATCAGCAACGGACGCATGGAAGTCGGCCTGGCCCGTGGTGCTTACCAGGTCGAATTCGACCGCATGGCCGGCGGCATGCCCGCTTCCAGCGGCGGCCAGGCGCTGCGTGAGATGGTGCCGGTGGTGCGTGCGTTGTGGAAAGGCGACTACGCCCACGACGGCGACATCTGGAAATTCCCCACCTCCACCAGCGTGCCCAAGCCGATCCAGCAGCCCAACCCGCCGATGTGGATCGCCGCCCGCGACCCGGACTCGCACAACTTCGCAGTCGCCAACGGCTGCAACGTGATGGTCACGCCGCTGATGAAGGGCGACGAAGAAGTCCTCGACCTGAAAAACAAATTCCAGGCCGCCCTCGACAACAATCCCGGCGTACCGCGCCCGCAACTGATGGTGCTGCGCCACACCCACGTGCATGCCGCCGATGATCCGGACGGCTGGAAAGTCGGGGCCAAGGCGATCTCGAAGTTCTATCGCACCTTCGATGCCTGGTTCGGCAATAAAGAGGTGCCGGTGAATGGCTTCCTGGCACCGAGCCCGGAAGAAAAATTCGCTGCCCGCCCAGAGTTCGAGCTGGAAAGCCTGCACAGGACCGCAATGATCGGCACCGCCGAAGAAATCATCCCGCGCATCCGCTACTACCAGGAACTGGGCGTGGATGAGTTCAGCTTCTGGTGCGACAACAGCCTGCCCCATGCCGAGAAGAAGAAGTCGTTGGCGCTGTTTATCGAACAGGTGGTGCCGGCGTTTCGTTGA
- a CDS encoding purine-cytosine permease family protein encodes MPQMSRQDPLIEHHTVDYVPLAERHGKARDLFTLWFSTNIAPLPIVTGAMVAQVFHLNLACGLLAIALGHLLGGIVIALASAQGPRMGIPQMVQSRGQFGRYGALLIVFFAALIYIGFFISNIVLAGKSIVGIVPSVPVPASILIGALSATAIGVIGYRFIHTLNRIGTWVMGSALLAGFIYIFAHDLPADFLTRGGFNAAGWLATVSLGVIWQISFSPYTSDYSRYLPADIGITRPFIATYLGATLGTILSFAFGLVAALATPEGTEAMVAVKQATGWLGPILMVLFLLNIISHNALNLYGAVLSIITSVQTFASQWTPSIKVRVLLSGVVLAGCCVVALGASADFISQFIGLILALLLVLVPWASINLIDFYIIKRGVYDIASIFRADGGVYGRFNLHAIVAYFIGIIVQLPFANTSLYVGPWANLVEGADLSWLVGLVVTCPLYYCLATRQHTRKVRAARLGYTD; translated from the coding sequence ATGCCCCAGATGTCCCGGCAAGACCCCCTGATCGAGCATCACACGGTCGATTACGTCCCCCTCGCAGAGCGCCATGGAAAGGCCCGCGACCTGTTCACCTTATGGTTCAGCACCAACATCGCACCACTGCCGATCGTCACCGGTGCCATGGTGGCCCAGGTGTTCCATCTCAATCTGGCGTGCGGCCTGCTGGCGATTGCCCTCGGGCATTTGCTCGGCGGCATCGTGATTGCCCTCGCATCGGCCCAGGGCCCGCGCATGGGCATCCCGCAGATGGTGCAGAGCCGTGGCCAGTTCGGCCGTTACGGCGCGCTGCTGATCGTGTTCTTTGCCGCGCTGATCTACATCGGATTTTTCATCTCCAATATCGTCCTGGCCGGCAAGTCCATCGTTGGCATCGTGCCGTCGGTGCCGGTGCCGGCGAGCATCCTGATCGGCGCCCTCAGCGCCACCGCCATCGGCGTGATCGGCTACCGCTTTATCCATACCCTCAACCGCATCGGCACCTGGGTGATGGGCAGCGCGTTGCTGGCCGGTTTTATCTACATCTTCGCCCATGACTTGCCGGCAGATTTCCTGACCCGTGGCGGCTTCAACGCCGCTGGCTGGTTGGCCACCGTGTCGCTGGGGGTGATCTGGCAGATCAGCTTTTCGCCCTACACCAGCGACTACTCGCGCTACCTGCCGGCGGATATCGGCATCACCCGGCCGTTCATTGCGACCTACTTGGGCGCCACCCTTGGCACCATCCTGTCCTTCGCCTTTGGCCTGGTAGCTGCACTGGCCACGCCCGAAGGCACCGAAGCCATGGTCGCGGTCAAGCAAGCCACCGGCTGGCTGGGGCCGATCCTGATGGTGCTGTTCCTGCTCAATATCATCAGCCACAACGCCCTGAATCTGTACGGCGCGGTGCTGTCGATCATCACCTCGGTGCAGACCTTCGCCAGCCAGTGGACCCCGAGCATCAAGGTGCGCGTGCTGCTGTCGGGCGTGGTCCTGGCCGGTTGCTGCGTGGTGGCGTTGGGTGCCTCGGCGGACTTCATCTCGCAATTTATCGGCCTGATCCTCGCGCTGTTGCTGGTGCTGGTGCCGTGGGCGTCGATCAACCTGATCGACTTCTACATCATCAAGCGCGGGGTCTATGACATTGCCTCGATCTTCCGGGCCGATGGCGGGGTGTATGGGCGTTTCAACCTGCATGCGATCGTGGCGTACTTCATCGGCATCATCGTGCAACTGCCGTTTGCCAATACGTCGCTGTATGTGGGGCCGTGGGCCAACCTGGTGGAAGGCGCGGACCTGTCGTGGCTGGTGGGACTGGTGGTGACGTGCCCGTTGTATTACTGCCTGGCGACACGTCAACACACCCGGAAGGTCAGGGCGGCGCGGTTGGGCTACACCGACTGA
- a CDS encoding flavin reductase family protein translates to MIDATIYKQVMGSFPSGVTVITTLDDDGQIVGLTASAFSSLSMDPALVLFCPNYSSDSYPILIKNRHFAIHVLSGGQQNEAYAFARKGKDKAQGIEWTLSALGNPILANATAVIECELWREYEGGDHAIMVGSVKNLIVPEQANGPLVYCHGKMGTLPVPA, encoded by the coding sequence ATGATCGATGCCACCATCTACAAACAAGTGATGGGTTCGTTTCCTTCCGGGGTCACCGTGATTACCACGCTCGATGACGACGGGCAGATCGTCGGCCTCACCGCCAGCGCGTTCAGCTCGCTGTCCATGGACCCGGCCCTGGTGCTGTTCTGCCCCAATTACAGCTCCGACTCCTATCCCATTCTGATCAAGAACAGGCACTTTGCCATCCACGTCTTGTCGGGCGGACAGCAAAATGAAGCCTACGCCTTCGCGCGCAAGGGCAAAGACAAGGCCCAAGGCATCGAATGGACGCTCAGCGCACTGGGCAACCCGATCCTGGCGAATGCCACTGCAGTGATCGAGTGTGAGCTGTGGCGCGAATATGAAGGCGGCGACCACGCGATTATGGTCGGCTCGGTAAAGAACCTGATCGTGCCAGAGCAGGCCAATGGTCCACTGGTGTATTGCCACGGCAAAATGGGTACCCTGCCCGTGCCTGCCTGA